Proteins encoded together in one bacterium window:
- a CDS encoding Mov34/MPN/PAD-1 family protein, translating into MKLFRESGSELAEGDRWPALSREIAQIYDQLAVMRNSIRVSRLEDKRIAVSFLLATDELDGPPDTDIRDTEPISFVYSEHGVGLAGPQVYSDRPDFPRNLTHLNPVAEDSPVSICLAREGHATLYERRGVTGFLKRLCRWLLDAKTSSLNMGGWEPIPLPNSTVIGIVQGASFQEYGSDSLSDGSWATFVATVSGSAALFKHETLCRGLSGGVDSFRAASDNADDGSAGGQTALGLFLMQPADRVESNPGFLDCSNGKDLFEQLNAFGLLESFTEAVAAFAINDFSPSRVIVLLGIRRPIPMMSEIFGLSSDPEARAIELRGYSISACPIGRLDTTDSVVENVLLDPQPGSALLADVSGTKPLKPGYLVGYGALGSQLGEMIARAGGHCIGVVDSDLVRSHNLARHAAIIPEIGLAKGLVQSRISRSLNLFESHDVRAVNTDVIGVNPRDLGTGVPSDAVVIDSTASDGVRRALARSRWLPRIARGEIYQQGQLGVQSIESEGRNPDVLDLYYFLCRVAAEDDSVSAALRGELTDPVETGAFAAGFGCASATTRMPQWKVAAHAAAFMPALSQLLAEVDHRSGLGLNELSPSGEPIGWRWLDVDSFDVDPNASGWEVRIAPGVSARMNDLMQQSSPCETGGYLYGGIDPPLRRITVVSACAEPPTTVADTNRLKLPPAGRSEEEKQLRRGSGLRLVPVGSWHSHPAGGSSLSAADRKTAEGFRLENLGMGLPTLLLIVSPDRVGVHVVE; encoded by the coding sequence TTGAAGCTCTTTCGCGAAAGTGGTTCCGAACTCGCGGAAGGAGATCGATGGCCGGCGCTTTCTAGAGAGATTGCGCAAATCTACGACCAGCTGGCAGTCATGCGCAATTCAATCCGCGTTTCAAGGCTTGAGGACAAGCGGATCGCTGTCTCTTTTCTTCTGGCGACTGACGAGCTTGATGGGCCACCTGATACTGATATTCGAGACACCGAGCCGATTTCCTTCGTGTACTCCGAGCACGGGGTCGGACTGGCAGGTCCGCAGGTTTACAGCGATCGCCCCGACTTTCCTCGTAACTTGACTCACCTGAATCCTGTCGCCGAGGACTCCCCGGTTAGCATCTGCCTCGCACGAGAGGGGCACGCAACGCTCTATGAACGTCGTGGCGTCACCGGTTTTCTGAAGCGTCTCTGCCGCTGGCTGCTTGATGCGAAGACCAGCTCTCTCAATATGGGTGGGTGGGAGCCAATTCCATTACCTAACTCGACTGTCATCGGAATCGTTCAGGGCGCGAGCTTTCAAGAGTATGGGAGCGACTCCCTCTCCGACGGTTCTTGGGCAACTTTCGTCGCAACGGTCAGCGGTTCGGCCGCGCTGTTCAAGCACGAGACTCTGTGCCGAGGGCTATCCGGCGGCGTTGATAGTTTTCGAGCGGCGTCGGATAATGCCGACGATGGTTCGGCCGGGGGCCAGACCGCTCTGGGCCTCTTCTTGATGCAGCCGGCAGATCGAGTCGAATCCAACCCAGGATTTCTGGACTGCTCGAATGGCAAAGATTTGTTCGAGCAATTGAATGCTTTCGGTCTCTTGGAGAGTTTTACGGAGGCGGTTGCAGCGTTCGCAATCAATGACTTTTCGCCAAGTCGGGTGATTGTACTTCTCGGTATCCGTCGACCCATACCAATGATGAGTGAGATTTTCGGCCTGTCGTCCGATCCCGAAGCGCGCGCAATCGAGCTGCGCGGATATTCGATTTCTGCTTGCCCGATAGGTCGCTTAGATACGACCGATTCTGTGGTCGAGAATGTTCTCCTTGACCCTCAGCCTGGCTCTGCCCTGCTTGCGGACGTGTCTGGTACGAAACCTCTGAAGCCCGGATACCTGGTCGGTTACGGGGCGCTTGGTAGTCAACTAGGGGAAATGATTGCGAGGGCGGGAGGCCACTGTATTGGTGTGGTCGACTCGGACTTGGTGAGGTCGCACAATCTGGCACGACATGCCGCCATCATTCCCGAAATTGGGCTGGCAAAGGGCTTGGTCCAGTCCCGTATCTCGCGCTCGCTTAACCTGTTCGAATCTCATGACGTTCGAGCAGTGAATACTGATGTGATAGGCGTGAATCCGCGTGATCTGGGAACGGGGGTGCCCTCTGACGCAGTGGTCATTGACTCCACTGCATCCGACGGCGTGAGGCGCGCCCTCGCGCGAAGTCGATGGCTTCCACGCATCGCTCGCGGCGAAATTTATCAACAGGGTCAGCTCGGTGTGCAGTCGATTGAGTCAGAAGGCCGAAACCCTGATGTCCTTGATCTCTATTATTTCCTTTGTCGCGTTGCTGCGGAGGACGATTCGGTATCGGCCGCTTTACGCGGTGAGCTCACCGATCCGGTCGAAACTGGCGCCTTTGCTGCTGGGTTCGGATGTGCGTCAGCGACCACCCGGATGCCCCAATGGAAGGTTGCGGCGCATGCGGCCGCCTTCATGCCGGCTCTCTCCCAACTGCTCGCCGAAGTGGACCATCGATCTGGACTCGGTTTGAATGAGCTCTCGCCGAGTGGGGAGCCTATTGGTTGGCGTTGGCTGGATGTCGACTCATTCGACGTCGACCCCAACGCGAGCGGGTGGGAGGTTCGTATCGCGCCCGGTGTGTCCGCTCGAATGAACGATTTGATGCAGCAGTCGTCTCCCTGTGAGACTGGTGGCTATCTGTACGGCGGTATCGATCCTCCTTTGAGGCGGATCACTGTTGTTTCGGCGTGTGCCGAGCCTCCCACAACCGTCGCAGATACAAATCGCCTCAAGCTCCCCCCGGCCGGTCGAAGCGAAGAAGAGAAGCAGCTGCGTCGAGGTTCTGGCCTGCGATTGGTCCCCGTTGGAAGCTGGCATTCGCATCCAGCTGGTGGCAGCAGCTTGTCAGCAGCAGATCGAAAGACCGCAGAGGGCTTCCGCCTCGAGAACCTAGGAATGGGCCTGCCTACGCTCCTATTGATCGTTTCTCCCGACCGTGTTGGTGTCCACGTTGTGGAGTAG